From the genome of Candidatus Angelobacter sp.:
GCCCAGCGGGTGCATGCCGAGCAACGTGTGCGGCGACCGATGCTGGACATTGACGAGGCTCTCCAGTTCTTCGGGCGTGAGAAGCATGACTGGATTGTCTCATGCTACAACGCGAAAAACAGGAAAAAAGGCGTTTGGCTTCCGATGGCCCGGTGTTAGTTTTGAAACGGAGACGCACTGTGCATGAAAGTCATTGAATCGTTACTCATCGGCGTGTTTTTGACTGTCCTGTTGAATTGTATGAACGCGGACGACGCTCAATCCCTCTCGGTTCGCTCACTGGCCAAAGGCGCGTTCAGTGGCGTCAAGGACCCCAGACAGGAAGTCATCCGCGACGCGGCGGCGTGGGGAAAAGTCTGGAAACAGCACTCGGCGTCCGCAGGATCAGTGGAGAAAATCCCCGCCGTTGATTTTGCAAAGGAAATGGTCATTGCCGTGACGATGGGCATCAAGCGCACCGGCGGTTACATGATTGAAATCGCCCGCGTGGAGCAGACTGAGAAGTCATTGAAGATTTTCGTGAAACGAACCTCGCCGCCACCCGGGTCGCTGTCCATTCAGGTGCTCACCGCGCCGTTCCATTTCGTTGCCGTGCCGAAAAGCGATTTAAAACCGGAATTTTTGGAAACAAACCCTGCTGAAAAGAAGTGAGCGTCGCCGCCGAGATTCTGCGTTGCGCGATTGAACAACCCGAAGGTGTCCGAAGCGAATGAGGCACCGGATAACCAGTGTCCGCCGATTCGCGCCGCGACCAGCGGCTGTTCCGTGGTCCGGATGTTACGGCACTCGGTAAACACCGTAAATGTGTTCAATAACCTGGATGGTTTCGCGAACAAACGTGGCGAGTCCTCTATCTCTTGAGGTCACCGTGCTCGCGTAGGCGCAGAACTCCCGCACTCTTGGAAGAGCGGCAGTTAGAATTCTCTTGTATGGGTATGAACGCATCACTCGACCCAGAGAAACATGTGTCAAATGCGCTATCTGCTTGTTGATGTCCTGCCGTGCGTTGCCGAGAAATGCGCGACCCAAATTCAATCCGGGAATGTCCGACGGGACAAGATCATCAGGATGTTTTCGGACGCCATTTCAAAAGTCGTCAAACGCCCGAATGTTGACTAACGTTGACTCGACCACTGCGTTTTCCACGCCGATGTACGCCTGATGAACTGTTGTGTCCTTGACGAAAGCTGATTCCAAACAAGTCTTCCAGAATTACGCACAGAACATCTGGTTGATGTGGTCCAGCACGGCTCGGACCCCATCACGTAAGGCTTTGTCCTGAAGAGCAGTTCTCATTTGAATATAATGCACGCGCACCTGATTTGGCCAACTCCCGGTATTATCAAGCTTTCATGAAAACAGACTTGCGAACTTCTGTGAAGAAGAATGCTCCATCGTTTGCGCCAGCGATTCGGCTTTGATTGTCATTTCTTTTGCATCTCTTTTACAAGTTTCTGACAACTCGAGTTGCCGCCCGGCGTCACATTGGCCGTATGAAAACAAACTTCTCATTTCATCCATTCGCCCGCCCGGCCGTTTGCGGGATGGGAGTCGGCGCCCCTTTGCTGGCCCGTGTTAACAGCCTGAAGTTTGCGATATTGCTCCTCGCGCTGTTCAGCCTTGGCGCAGCCCGGGCGCGCGCCAGCGACCCGATCGGCATTTACGCGCTGGTCGACAAAGTCGTGTTCGAGCCAAACGAGACAAATCCGGAACGGATTCAAATTCTGGGAGCGTTTGCCATCGCGGAAGGTTACGGTTACACCTACAAAAAAGCCGAGCGCGGTTACCTGTATTACAAGTTGAACACGGACAAGCCGGCTGCTTGCCGCAACGAATGGGCCGACCTCAAGTCCGTGGCCGGCACCGGCCAGATCGTCGCCTTCGGCAGCCGCTACGGCGAAAAAGGAACGCTGCGCAAGTTGGACGCGAAACCGGCGAACGCGGACCCGTATCCGGTCGCGATGGGGCTGATCAAGGTGAAAGAGGAAAAAGACTACGAACCGGTGAGGCAACTGGCCAGGCTACGGCACACCAGACCGCCGGGCACGCAGGCTCAAAAAAAGAGTCAGTAGGTGCGTGTTTGAAATGGGCGATATGTCCGCGTCCCCGCCCAACGAATGCTCGGTTGAGCACGCTCAAACGAGTGCGCCGACCGCGTTAATCCGCAGGATTGAATCGAGACCCGCACTCCGCACGGACCCCATCCTTTTGCCGCAAAAACGAAGCATCCTTCGACATTCGACCTGGGATGCCCTGTTCGTCGCGCTGGCCGTCGCTCACGCAATCGCGCTGACGATTGTTCCGTCCGCACCAATCATTGCTCTCGGCCTGTGGTGGAACGCGAACACGATTGCGCACAACTTCATTCATCGTCCTTTTTTCCGATCAAACACCCTGAACGACGCGTTCTCGGCCTTTGAAAGCCTGATTCTTGGGATCCCCCATCGACTGTGGCGTGACCGGCATCTCGCTCATCACGCGGGCCAGCCGGGGCGCTGGCACTGGTCCCGTCAACTCGCCGCGGAAGTTTGTCTGCTTTGCGCGTTGTGGTGCGGATTGCTGGCTTTCACGCCAGGCTTTCTCCTGACGGTTTACCTTCCTGGCTGGCTCCTCGGTTTGGGGCTTTGCCAGTTGCAGGGTTTTTTTGAACACAGACAGGGGACAACGAGCCATTACGGACGACTCTACAATTTGCTGTTCTTCAACGACGGCTATCATGCCGAGCACCACGCGCGGCCGGTCGAACATTGGGCGCGGTTGCCGCTGCGAAAGCTGGCTGGAACGCGAACGAGCCGATGGCCGGCAGTTCTGCGCTGGCTCGAAATCTTCGACCTTAATAACCTGGAGCGGCTCGTCCTGTGTTCACCCACGCTCCAGCGATTCGTGATCCGGCAACATGAGCGCGCCGTTCGCACGCTGCTGCCCGCGTTGGAAGGCGTTCGCCACGCGGGAATCGTGGGCGGTGGAATGTTCCCGCGCACTGCTTTGATTTTGCAGCAACTTCTGCCCGGCGCCCGACTGACCATCATCGATGCGAGCGAGGAAAACCTTCGTTCCGCCCGACCTTTCGTGGGCCGCGCCGTTAAATTCATTCACGCCTTCCATGACACTTTGCCGCTGACTGAAGTCGACCTGTTGGTAATTCCGCTGGCGTTTATCGGCGAGCGTTCGACGATCTATCATCGCCCTCCGGCGCCATTGGTTCTGGTGCATGACTGGCTGTGGCGCCCGCGCGGTGAGAGCGTCGTCGTTTCGCTATTTCTCCTCAAACGGCTGAACCTGATCAGAAAATGAAAACTCTCTGTCTTTTCGGAGTCCTGTTGCTG
Proteins encoded in this window:
- a CDS encoding protease complex subunit PrcB family protein, which gives rise to MKVIESLLIGVFLTVLLNCMNADDAQSLSVRSLAKGAFSGVKDPRQEVIRDAAAWGKVWKQHSASAGSVEKIPAVDFAKEMVIAVTMGIKRTGGYMIEIARVEQTEKSLKIFVKRTSPPPGSLSIQVLTAPFHFVAVPKSDLKPEFLETNPAEKK
- a CDS encoding fatty acid desaturase, which codes for MPQKRSILRHSTWDALFVALAVAHAIALTIVPSAPIIALGLWWNANTIAHNFIHRPFFRSNTLNDAFSAFESLILGIPHRLWRDRHLAHHAGQPGRWHWSRQLAAEVCLLCALWCGLLAFTPGFLLTVYLPGWLLGLGLCQLQGFFEHRQGTTSHYGRLYNLLFFNDGYHAEHHARPVEHWARLPLRKLAGTRTSRWPAVLRWLEIFDLNNLERLVLCSPTLQRFVIRQHERAVRTLLPALEGVRHAGIVGGGMFPRTALILQQLLPGARLTIIDASEENLRSARPFVGRAVKFIHAFHDTLPLTEVDLLVIPLAFIGERSTIYHRPPAPLVLVHDWLWRPRGESVVVSLFLLKRLNLIRK